In one window of Sciurus carolinensis chromosome X, mSciCar1.2, whole genome shotgun sequence DNA:
- the Hdac6 gene encoding LOW QUALITY PROTEIN: histone deacetylase 6 (The sequence of the model RefSeq protein was modified relative to this genomic sequence to represent the inferred CDS: inserted 1 base in 1 codon; deleted 3 bases in 3 codons; substituted 1 base at 1 genomic stop codon) encodes MTSTGQDSTITRQRRSRHNPQSPLQDSSVISKRSVKKGAVPRSSPNLAEVKKKGKMKKLSQATEEDLIVGLQGLDLNPESKAQIGTGLVFDEQLNDFHCLWDDSFPEGPERLHAIKEQLIQEGLLDRCVSFQARFAEKEELMLVHSLEYIDLMETTQYMNEGELRVLADTYDSVYLHPNSYTCACLASGSVLRLVDAVLGAEIRNGMAVIRPPGHHAQHSLMDGYCMFNHVAVAARYAQKKHHIQRVLIVDWDVHHGQGTQFTFDQDPSVLYFSIHRYEQGRFWPHLKASNWSTTGFGQGQGYTINVPWNQVGMRDADYIAAFLHILLPVAFEFQPQLVLVAAGFDALQGDPKGEMAATPAGFAQLTHLLMGLAGGKLILSLEVATNLRSLAEGVSASLHTLLGDPCPXLESPGAPCPSAQTSLSCTLEALEPFWEVLVRSAETVEEENMEEENMEENEEEGPWEPVLPILTWPVLQDRTGLVYDQRMMTHCNLWDNHHPETPQRILRIMCHLEELGLAGRCLVLPVRPATKTELLTCHSSEYVERLRATEKMKTRDLHREGANFDSIYICPSTFFCAQLATGAVCCLVEAVLSGEVLNGIAVVRPPGHHAEQDAACGFCFFNSVAVAARHAQAISRRALRILIVDWDIHHGNGTQHIFEDDPSVLYVSLHRYDHGTFFPMGNEGASSQIGRAAGAGFTVNVAWNGPRMGDADYLAAWHRLVLPIAYEFNPELVLVSAGFDAARGDPLGGCQVSPEGYAHLTHLLMGLANGRIILILEGGYNLTSISESMAACTHSLLGDPTPLLTLSRPPQSAALASISETIQVHQKYWRSLRVMKVEEKEGSYKSKSITKKMPQPANSGSAKGMTAPEGKVLEESKRKATAALSVEESTSSQTKSETAKVALTQDQSSDTVIGGATTDQATSEETVGAATKDWATSKAAVGKDTLDQTTAKEAKGGSXANPKSSSLVCRNKTPSGSPVQVAIAKLPSNQLMGNLKTLELGPEAQKTPEAQTAEEVSLLGEAAGGHDVDNSKLTQGSEDLTDMDQAIYYAVTPLSWCPHLVAVCPTPVAGLNINQPCENCGTLEENWVCLSCYQVYCSRFVNAHMVQHHEASGHPLVLSYTDLSAWCYPCQAYVHHQARLDVKNIIHHIRFGENMPHPQ; translated from the exons ATGACCTCCACTGGGCAGGATTCCACCATAACCAGGCAGAGAAGGAGCAGGCATAACCCACAGTCGCCCCTTCAGGACTCCAGCGTCATCTCG AAGCGGAGTGTTAAGAAGGGTGCTGTACCTCGCTCAAGCCCAAATCTAGCGGAGGTAAAGAAGAAAGGCAAAATGAAGAAGCTGAGCCAAGCAACCGAAGAAGACCTAATTGTGGGGCTTCAAGGACTG GATCTGAACCCTGAGTCCAAGGCACAGATTGGCACCGGCTTGGTGTTTGATGAGCAGCTCAATGATTTCCActgcctctgggatgacag tttcccagaaggccctGAGCGGCTACATGCCATTAAGGAGCAGCTGATCCAGGAGGGCCTCCTGGATCGCTGTGTGTCCTTTCAG GCCCGGTTCGCAGAAAAGGAAGAGCTGATGTTGGTTCACAG CCTAGAATACATTGATCTGATGGAGACGACCCAGTACATGAATGAGGGAGAACTCCGTGTACTAGCAGATACCTATGACTCAGTTTATCTGCATCCG AATTCATACACCTGTGCCTGCCTAGCCTCAGGCTCTGTCCTCAGGCTGGTGGATGCGGTCCTGGGGGCTGAGATTCGGAATGGCATGGCTGTTATCAG GCCTCCTggacaccatgcccagcacagtCTTATGGATGGATATTGCATGTTCAACCATGTGGCTGTGGCTGCCCGCTATGCTCAAAAGAAGCACCACATTCAGAG GGTCCTTATCGTGGATTGGGATGTACACCATGGTCAAGGAACACAGTTCACCTTCGACCAGGACCCCAG TGTCCTCTACTTCTCCATCCATCGCTATGAGCAGGGTCGGTTCTGGCCCCACCTTAAGGCCTCTAACTGGTCCACCACAGGTTTTGGTCAAGGCCAAGGATACACCATCAATGTACCTTGGAACCAG GTGGGGATGCGGGATGCTGACTACATTGCTGCTTTCCTACACATTCTGCTGCCAGTTGCCTTTGAG TTCCAGCCTCAGCTGGTCCTGGTGGCAGCTGGATTTGATGCCCTCCAAGGGGACCCCAAG GGTGAGATGGCCGCTACTCCAGCAGGGTTTGCTCAGTTAACCCACCTACTCATGGGTCTGGCCGGAGGCAAGCTGATCCTGTCTCTGGAG GTGGCTACAAACCTCCGCTCCCTGGCTGAGGGAGTTAGTGCATCGCTCCACACCCTTCTGGGAGACCCATGCC TGCTGGAATCTCCTGGTGCCCCCTGCCCAAG TGCCCAGACTTCACTCTCCTGTACTCTGGAAGCCCTTGAGCCCTTCTGGGAGGTCCTTGTGAGATCAG CTGAGACCGTGGAGGAGGAGAACATGGAAGAGGAAAATATGGAGGAGAATGAAGAGGAGGGACCCTGGGAGCCTGTGCTGCCTATTCTGACATGGCCAGTGCTACAGGATCGCACCGGATTGGTCTATGACCAAAGAATGATGACTCACTGTAACCTATGGGACAA CCATCACCCTGAGACACCCCAGCGCATCTTGAGGATTATGTGCCACCTAGAGGAACTGGGCCTTGCGGGACGCTGCCTCGTTCTGCCAGTGCGTCCTGCCACCAAAACTGAGCTGCTTACCTGCCACAG TTCTGAGTACGTGGAACGTCTCCGGGCCACGGAGAAGATGAAAACCCGGGACCTTCACCGTGAGGGTGCCAACTTTGACTCCATCTACATCTGCCCCAGCACCTTTTTCTGCGCACAGCTTGCCACGGGTGCTGTCTGTTGCCTGGTGGAGGCTGTGCTCTCGGGAGAG GTTTTGAATGGCATTGCTGTGGTACGACCCCCAGGACACCATGCTGAGCAGGACGCCGCCTGTGGTTTCTGCTTTTTCAATTCTGTGGCAGTGGCTGCTCGTCACGCCCAGGCCATCAGTAGACGTGCCCTGCG GATTCTTATTGTGGACTGGGACATCCATCATGGTAATGGGACTCAGCACATATTTGAGGATGATCCCAG TGTACTATACGTGTCCCTGCACCGCTATGACCACGGCACCTTCTTCCCCATGGGGAATGAAGGCGCCAGCAGCCAGATAGGCCGGGCTGCAGGCGCGGGCTTCACTGTCAATGTGGCCTGGAATGGGCCCCGCATGGGTGACGCTGACTACCTGGCTGCCTGGCATCGTCTGGTGCTTCCCATTGCCTATGAG tttAACCCAGAACTGGTGCTGGTCTCAGCTGGCTTTGATGCTGCACGAGGGGACCCACTGGGGGGCTGCCAGGTGTCACCTGAGGGTTATGCCCACCTCACCCACCTACTGATGGGCCTTGCTAACGGCCGTATTATCCTTATCCTGGAG G GTGGCTACAACCTGACATCCATCTCAGAGTCTATGGCTGCTTGTACC CACTCTCTCCTTGGTGATCCCACT CCCCTTCTGACCCTGTCGCGGCCTCCACAGTCAGCAGCCCTGGCCTCCATCTCTGAAACCATCCAAGTCCATCAGAAATATTGGCGCAGTTTGCGGGTCATGA AggtagaagaaaaggagggatcCTACAAGTCTAAGTCTATTACCAAGAAGATGCCCCAACCAGCCAATTCTGGATCTGCTAAGGGAATGACAGCCCCCGAAGGGAAAGTTCTAGAAGAAAGCAAGAGGAAGGCTACCGCAGCATTGTCTGTGGAAGAGTCCACTTCAAGCCAGACTAAATCAGAGACAGCTAAGGTGGCTCTCACTCAGGACCAGTCCTCAGACACAGTCATTGGGGGAGCCACAACAGACCAGGCCACCTCAGAAGAGACTGTGGGGGCTGCCACAAAGGACTGGGCCACC TCAAAGGCAGCTGTGGGGAAAGACACGCTGGACCAGACCACTGCTAAAGAGGCCAAGGGAGGAAGCTAAGCCAATCCAAAATCTTCTAGCCTCGTGTGCAGAAACAAGACCCCATCAGGCTCACCTGTGCAGGTAGCCATAGCAAAGCTGCCCTCAAACCAGCTAATGGGGAATCTCAAAACCTTGGAACTAGGCCCTGAAGCTCAG AAAACTCCAGAAGCTCAGACTGCAGAAGAGGTGAGCCTACTAGGAGAGGCGGCTGGAGGTCATGATGTGGATAACTCAAAGCTGACACAGGGATCTGAGGATCTTACTGATATGGACCAG GCCATATATTATGCTGTGACACCACTGTCCTGGTGTCCCCATTTGGTGGCAGTATGCCCCACTCCTGTAGCAGGCCTGAATATAAACCAGCCTTGTGAGAACTGTGGAACACTCGAGGAGAACTGGGTGTGTCTGTCTTGCTATCAG GTCTACTGCAGCCGCTTTGTCAACGCTCATATGGTCCAACACCATGAAGCCTCTGGACACCCACTGGTCCTCAGCTACACTGACCTGTCTGCCTGGTGTTACCCCTGTCAGGCCTATGTCCACCACCAG GCTCGTCTAGATGTGAAGAACATCATCCATCATATAAGGTTTGGGGAGAACATGCCCCACCCACAATAA
- the Eras gene encoding LOW QUALITY PROTEIN: GTPase ERas (The sequence of the model RefSeq protein was modified relative to this genomic sequence to represent the inferred CDS: inserted 1 base in 1 codon; deleted 2 bases in 2 codons): MELPKKPDVLDLGLGTWSPSSSKQNHEAWAHCKVLASGCLRYKAVVVGASGVGKSALTIQMTHQCFVEDHDPTIQDSYWKEVALDRGGYILNVLDTAGQETHRALRDQCLAVGDGVLGVFALDDPSSLTQLQQMWATRGPRHTQPLVLVGNKCDLVTTTGDAHAAAVALAXKLGGPIVETSAKTRQGVEEAFSLLIQEIQRVQEAMAVSSGRGSRHQKAMCSCGCSVA, translated from the exons ATGGAGCTGCCAAAAAAGCCTGATGTCCTTGACCTGGGCCTGGGCACATGGAGTCCCAGCTCCTCAAAGCAGAACCATGAGGCTTGGGCACACTGCAAGGTGCTGGCAAGCGGCTGCCTGAGGTACAAGGCGGTGGTGGTGGGTGCAAGTGGCGTGGGCAAGAGTGCATTGACCATCCAGATGACCCACCAGTGCTTTGTGGAGGATCACGACCCCACCATCCAAGATTCCTACTGGAAGGAGGTGGCCCTGGACCGTGGGGGCTATATTCTGAATGTGCTAGACACTGCAGGGCAGGAAACTCACAGGGCCCTGCGTGACCAGTGCTTGGCTGTTGGTGATGGTGTGCTAGGTGTCTTCGCTCTCGATGATCCTTCATCTCTGACCCAGCTGCAGCAGATGTGGGCCACTCGGGGCCCTCGCCACACCCAGCCCCTGGTCCTG GTGGGCAACAAGTGTGACCTTGTGACCACCACTGGAGATGCTCATGCTGCTGCTGTCGCCCTGG CAAAGCTGGGGGGCCCCATTGTGGAGACCTCAGCCAAGACACGGCAAGGTGTGGAGGAAGCCTTTTCCCTGCTCATCCAAGAGATCCAGAGAGTCCAGGAGGCCATGGCAGTGTCAAGT GGGAGAGGGTCCCGGCACCAGAAGGCCATGTGCAGCTGTGGCTGCTCTGTGGCCTGA
- the Pcsk1n gene encoding proSAAS — protein MAGSPLLRGPRAGGVGLLVLLLLGLLLLPPALCARPVKEPRSLSAASPPMTEAGTPRRFRRSVPRGEAAGAVQELARALAHLLEAERQERARAEAQEAEDQQARVLAQLLRVWGSPRASDPQLGLDDDPDAPAAQLARACFALALTLQPSQAQLVPAPAPAAAFRPRPPVYDDGPTGPDAEDTGDETPDVDPELLRYLLGRILTGSPEPESAAAAPRRLRRAADQDLGPEVPPEGVLGALLRVKRLENPQPQAPARRLLPP, from the exons ATGGCGGGGTCGCCACTGCTCCGCGGGCCGCGGGCCGGGGGCGTCGGCCTtttggtgctgctgctgctgggcctTCTGCTGTTGCCCCCCGCGCTTTGCGCGCGGCCGGTAAAG GAGCCCCGCAGCCTGAGTGCAGCGTCGCCGCCCATGACTGAGGCTGGCACTCCCCGCCGCTTCCGTCGGTCAGTGCCCCGAGGAGAGGCGGCGGGTGCGGTGCAGGAGCTGGCGCGGGCGCTGGCGCACCTGCTGGAAGCGGAGCGGCAGGAGCGGGCGCGGGCCgaggctcaggaggccgaggatCAGCAGGCGCGCGTTTTGGCGCAGCTGCTGCGCGTCTGGGGCTCTCCCCGTGCCTCAGACCCGCAACTCGGCCTGGACGACGATCCCGATGCGCCCGCCGCGCAGCTCGCCCGCGCCTGCTTCGCGCTCGCCTTGACCCTGCAGCCCTCGCAGGCCCAGCTTGTTCCTGCGCCGGCACCTGCCGCTGCATTCCGACCCCGGCCTCCAGTCTATGATGACGGCCCCACTGGCCCAGATGCTGAGGACACTGGCGATGAGACGCCTGATGTGGACCCGGAGTTACTGAG GTACTTGCTGGGGCGGATCCTCACTGGAAGCCCAGAGCCTGAATCTGCGGCTGCTGCCCCGCGCCGCCTCCGCCGAGCTGCAGACCAGGATCTGGGCCCAGAAGTGCCGCCCGAAGGTGTTCTAGGGGCACTGCTGCGTGTGAAACGCCTGGAGAACCCCCAGCCCCAGGCGCCAGCGCGCCGTCTCCTGCCACCCTGA